One genomic window of Psychrobacillus sp. INOP01 includes the following:
- a CDS encoding KH domain-containing protein: MKQLIEAIVKPIVDYPENVKVEKDESVNRIVYKLSVHPEDMGKVIGKQGRVAKAIRTIVYSAAGSHQKKKTYVDILD; the protein is encoded by the coding sequence GTGAAGCAGCTGATCGAAGCAATCGTTAAACCGATAGTTGATTATCCAGAAAATGTGAAGGTTGAAAAAGATGAAAGTGTAAACCGTATAGTTTATAAACTTTCTGTTCATCCTGAAGATATGGGAAAAGTAATTGGCAAACAAGGGCGTGTCGCGAAAGCAATTCGTACAATTGTTTACTCAGCAGCAGGCAGTCACCAAAAGAAAAAAACATATGTCGACATATTAGATTAA
- the ffh gene encoding signal recognition particle protein has protein sequence MAFEGLAERLQGTLQKIKGKGKISEADVKEMMREVRYALLEADVNLKVVKEFVKNVSDRAVGQDVMKSLTPGQQVVKIVKDELTELMGGEQSQISFSTRPPTVIMMVGLQGAGKTTTTGKLANVLRKKYNKKPLLVAADIYRPAAVQQLQTIGKQLSLPVFALGTDISPVEIVKQAMEQAKEEHHDVVIIDTAGRLHIDETLMQELKDIRAIKEPDEVFLVVDAMTGQDAVNVANNFNEAIGITGVVLTKLDGDTRGGAALSIRSVTQKPIKFVGMGEKMDALEPFHPERMASRILGMGDMMSLIEKAQANVDEERAKELEEKFRTQSFTFDDFLEQIGQVKQMGPLDEILKMLPGAGKIKGLENAKVDEKQMDRVEAIIYSMTTQEKTTPEIINGPRKKRIAKGSGTSIQDINRLLKQFEDMKKMMKQMTNMQQKGKKKMKLPGLDSLFK, from the coding sequence ATGGCATTTGAAGGATTAGCTGAGCGACTCCAAGGCACACTTCAGAAAATAAAAGGTAAAGGGAAAATTTCTGAAGCCGATGTAAAAGAAATGATGAGAGAAGTTCGATATGCACTTCTTGAGGCAGACGTTAACTTAAAAGTAGTAAAAGAATTCGTCAAAAATGTATCGGATCGTGCCGTTGGGCAAGACGTGATGAAAAGTTTAACTCCTGGTCAACAGGTTGTTAAAATCGTTAAAGATGAATTGACGGAGCTGATGGGGGGAGAACAAAGTCAAATTTCTTTCTCTACTAGACCTCCAACAGTTATTATGATGGTCGGTTTGCAAGGCGCAGGGAAAACAACAACAACAGGTAAACTGGCCAATGTTCTGCGTAAAAAGTATAATAAAAAGCCATTATTGGTTGCTGCGGATATTTATAGACCGGCGGCTGTTCAGCAACTGCAAACCATTGGGAAACAGCTTTCACTACCTGTGTTTGCATTAGGAACAGATATTTCTCCTGTTGAAATAGTCAAACAGGCTATGGAGCAAGCTAAGGAAGAACATCATGATGTAGTTATTATAGATACTGCAGGACGTCTTCATATTGATGAGACACTTATGCAAGAGTTAAAGGATATCCGTGCGATTAAAGAACCTGATGAGGTGTTTTTAGTTGTAGATGCAATGACTGGACAGGATGCGGTCAATGTAGCGAATAACTTTAATGAAGCTATAGGCATTACTGGTGTCGTTTTAACGAAGCTAGATGGAGACACACGCGGTGGTGCTGCACTATCTATCCGTTCCGTTACTCAAAAACCGATTAAATTTGTCGGGATGGGTGAAAAAATGGATGCGTTAGAGCCCTTCCACCCGGAACGAATGGCTTCTCGAATTTTAGGTATGGGCGATATGATGTCACTGATCGAAAAAGCCCAGGCAAATGTCGATGAAGAGCGAGCGAAGGAATTAGAAGAAAAATTCCGTACGCAGAGTTTTACATTTGATGATTTCTTAGAGCAAATTGGCCAAGTGAAACAAATGGGACCTTTAGACGAAATTCTAAAAATGCTTCCAGGTGCAGGTAAAATCAAAGGATTGGAAAATGCGAAGGTGGATGAAAAACAGATGGATCGTGTAGAAGCCATCATATATTCTATGACTACGCAAGAAAAAACAACTCCTGAGATAATTAATGGACCAAGAAAAAAGAGAATTGCTAAAGGATCTGGTACATCTATTCAAGATATAAACAGATTACTGAAACAATTTGAAGACATGAAAAAAATGATGAAACAAATGACCAACATGCAACAAAAAGGCAAGAAAAAGATGAAATTGCCTGGTCTAGACTCATTGTTTAAGTAA
- the lepB gene encoding signal peptidase I, whose amino-acid sequence MEQVKKEKNELWEWSKALLIAFGLAAIIRFFLFTPIVVDGESMMPTLKNGDRMVVNKIGYMVGEPDRYDIVVFHAPEQKNYIKRVIGLPGDHVEYKNDQLYINGKAMDEPYLDQYKSEITEGTLTDDFTLKEITQEEEIPKGYIFVMGDNRRYSKDSRHIGLVAIDEVIGNTNIVFWPLNEIGFIK is encoded by the coding sequence ATGGAACAAGTAAAAAAAGAAAAGAATGAATTATGGGAGTGGTCAAAAGCTCTATTAATTGCTTTTGGGCTAGCAGCAATAATTCGCTTCTTTTTATTTACACCTATCGTAGTAGACGGAGAATCGATGATGCCTACTTTAAAAAATGGAGATCGTATGGTTGTTAACAAAATCGGCTATATGGTTGGTGAGCCAGATCGATACGACATAGTAGTATTTCATGCCCCAGAGCAAAAGAATTACATTAAGCGTGTCATAGGGCTCCCTGGTGATCATGTTGAGTATAAAAATGATCAGTTATACATTAATGGAAAAGCAATGGATGAACCCTATTTAGATCAATACAAAAGTGAAATAACGGAAGGTACACTTACAGATGATTTCACTTTAAAAGAGATTACTCAGGAGGAAGAAATTCCTAAAGGATATATTTTTGTTATGGGAGATAACCGAAGATATAGTAAAGACAGTCGACATATCGGCCTGGTTGCTATTGATGAAGTTATTGGTAATACAAATATTGTTTTTTGGCCTCTGAATGAAATTGGTTTTATTAAGTAA
- a CDS encoding ribonuclease HII: MLSLKEIKDKLEQSTGSEAWITELEQDERIGARKLWTSWKRKQQLLLLERQSHEEKVVFDRSYCSQTNDLVAGVDEAGRGPLAGPVVTAAVILQNNTEDLIGLDDSKQLSRKKRNELAECIKRNAIAYFIHFQSVEKIDQLNIYEATKQSMTEAVLSLKTRPNVVLVDAMNLPIDIEAHSIVKGDAQSLAIAAASILAKTARDEYMDQLHEQFPMYLFNKHAGYGTKLHIEMIERYGPTPHHRKTFEPIKSILRMR; encoded by the coding sequence TTGTTAAGTTTAAAAGAGATCAAAGACAAATTGGAACAATCAACGGGCTCGGAAGCCTGGATAACTGAATTAGAACAGGATGAACGAATTGGTGCTCGAAAACTATGGACAAGCTGGAAAAGAAAACAACAGCTACTTCTACTAGAACGTCAATCGCATGAAGAAAAAGTCGTCTTCGATAGAAGTTATTGTTCTCAAACAAATGATTTAGTGGCAGGAGTAGATGAAGCCGGTAGAGGACCTTTAGCTGGACCAGTAGTGACAGCGGCTGTAATACTTCAAAATAATACAGAGGATTTAATAGGTCTTGATGATTCTAAACAATTGTCACGAAAAAAGCGAAATGAATTAGCTGAATGTATTAAGCGAAATGCAATTGCGTATTTCATTCACTTTCAATCAGTTGAAAAAATAGATCAACTCAATATTTATGAAGCAACTAAACAATCCATGACAGAGGCTGTATTAAGTCTAAAAACAAGACCAAATGTTGTTTTAGTAGATGCAATGAATTTGCCAATCGATATCGAAGCTCATTCCATTGTAAAAGGTGATGCACAAAGCTTAGCAATTGCAGCGGCGTCCATATTAGCAAAAACGGCTCGAGACGAATACATGGACCAATTACACGAGCAATTTCCAATGTATTTATTTAACAAACATGCAGGCTATGGCACAAAGCTACATATCGAAATGATCGAACGGTACGGCCCAACCCCGCATCATCGAAAGACTTTCGAACCGATTAAATCTATATTAAGAATGAGGTGA
- the rpsP gene encoding 30S ribosomal protein S16 — translation MAVKIRLKRIGAKKSPFYRIVVADSRSPRDGRQIETVGTYNPLTKPAEVKINEELALKWLQDGAKPSDTVRNLFSEQGIMEKFHNAKLGK, via the coding sequence ATGGCAGTTAAAATTCGTTTAAAACGTATCGGAGCAAAAAAGTCTCCTTTCTATCGTATTGTAGTAGCAGACTCTCGCTCACCGCGTGATGGTCGTCAAATTGAAACAGTAGGTACTTATAACCCACTTACTAAACCAGCTGAAGTTAAAATTAACGAAGAATTAGCGTTAAAATGGCTTCAAGACGGTGCGAAACCATCTGATACAGTACGTAACTTGTTCTCAGAACAAGGAATTATGGAAAAATTCCATAACGCAAAACTCGGCAAATAA
- the smc gene encoding chromosome segregation protein SMC: protein MFLKRLEIVGFKSFADRIGIDFVPGVTAVVGPNGSGKSNVTDAIRWVLGEQSAKSLRGAKMEDVIFAGSDSRKALNFAEVTLILDNADQRVALDFAEISVTRRVFRSGDSEYLLNKQTCRLKDITDLFMDSGLGKEAFSIISQGRVDEILNSRPEDRRTIFEETAGVLRYKQRKKKAEFKLIETDDNLNRVLDILHELDGRMEPLQIQSSLASDYLMMSAELKDIEIAVIAHDLRLFVQENMELQKKLEELQQIKQSLLLQIDELEKNIQQHRKVMSDIDEKLDTEQSELVESSSELERLEGRKLLLAEKQQNASQQISQLKKALEEELHKVQTLEEQLKTNSIAKSEKLAQLKELRAKKVQIDHVLSKSASEMEEEIEDLKSTYIDLLNEEATMKNEMKHMEQQLHFELVSSEKMIADYQEIKVELEKLTIHKNELDPLLANCQKELQQKLADYKNKREVSERLDGTFEEQQTMLQKAYQMKHQMQARRDSLEELESEFSGFFQGVKEVLIARDKKELKGIHGAVAELIQIPESYMTAIDTAIGPQSQHIITDSSQDARIAIDWLKKKRVGRATFLPLQVMKSRKVNEFTLNSIKDHPSFVDTADKLVNYSDGYQIIVENLLGNIIIAKDLKGANEMAARLQYKFRFVTLDGDVVNAGGSLTGGSVKQQSSLFTRKAELEQLNVKLVELEKSVLEAEVSVSKRKQEVQELKKDLEETRLSGEQLRELEHKLLSESRECAAIISRLTSQLLEYDEEKTEKNHLHEGLVRKKEQTASRSVEINESLTSIQKTIDELQMLKQQSLQEKDKFQNELGELLSLIAVVNEQISQLEKENVLLDQTSVTSIQKVATLQKEIAWYENDDQGGTSPEELMKLIDQHKLKKEHLVVQIQTGKTKRTGLAQTILQAEITLKQLQQQANIQLTEERTLDIKQSKIEVEMKTLQNHLEETYEMTLEEAERDYPFEMEENLARKKVKLLKRSIEELGPINLSSIQEYEQVNERHSFLTEQREDLLSAQETLHEVIKEMDEEMTIRFETTFNEIQRHFKVVFRELFGGGQADLVLTDPTSLLDTGIDILAQPPGKKLQNLSLLSGGERALTAIALLFSILRTRPVPFCILDEVEAALDEANVTRYSDYLKKFSHDTQFIVITHRKGTMEGADVLYGITMQESGISKLVSVKLEAELVT from the coding sequence AAAGTAATGTTACAGACGCAATTAGATGGGTGTTAGGTGAGCAATCTGCTAAATCCCTTCGAGGTGCAAAAATGGAAGATGTCATTTTTGCTGGAAGTGATTCTAGAAAAGCATTGAACTTTGCAGAAGTGACCTTGATATTAGATAACGCAGATCAGCGAGTTGCTCTTGATTTTGCGGAAATTAGTGTGACTAGAAGGGTGTTTCGTTCGGGAGACAGTGAATATCTGTTAAACAAACAAACATGTAGACTAAAGGATATTACCGATTTATTTATGGATTCGGGACTTGGAAAAGAAGCTTTTTCTATTATTTCTCAAGGACGAGTCGATGAAATATTAAATAGTCGACCAGAAGATCGTCGTACAATTTTTGAGGAAACTGCAGGTGTCCTAAGGTATAAGCAACGTAAAAAGAAAGCTGAATTCAAGCTAATTGAAACAGATGATAACCTAAACCGTGTGCTAGATATATTGCATGAACTAGATGGTCGTATGGAGCCATTGCAAATCCAGTCTTCTTTGGCGTCCGATTATTTAATGATGTCGGCTGAACTTAAGGATATTGAAATTGCGGTAATTGCCCATGATTTAAGACTATTTGTTCAAGAAAATATGGAGTTACAAAAAAAACTAGAAGAACTCCAGCAAATCAAACAGTCTTTGCTATTACAAATAGATGAATTGGAAAAAAATATTCAACAACATAGAAAAGTGATGTCTGATATCGATGAAAAGTTAGATACAGAGCAAAGCGAACTAGTTGAGTCAAGTTCTGAGCTAGAACGCTTAGAAGGCAGAAAACTGCTTTTGGCTGAAAAACAGCAAAATGCTAGTCAGCAAATATCGCAGCTAAAAAAAGCGCTAGAAGAAGAACTGCATAAAGTCCAAACACTTGAAGAGCAATTGAAAACTAATAGTATAGCCAAATCAGAAAAACTAGCTCAACTCAAAGAGCTTCGTGCCAAGAAAGTTCAAATTGATCATGTGTTAAGTAAATCGGCTTCCGAAATGGAAGAAGAAATTGAAGATTTGAAAAGTACGTATATCGATTTGTTAAATGAAGAAGCGACGATGAAAAATGAAATGAAGCATATGGAGCAACAACTTCACTTTGAATTAGTTTCTTCTGAAAAAATGATTGCAGATTATCAGGAAATCAAAGTCGAATTAGAAAAACTAACAATCCACAAAAATGAACTAGATCCATTATTGGCAAATTGTCAAAAGGAGCTACAACAAAAACTTGCGGATTATAAAAACAAACGAGAAGTTTCAGAACGCCTGGATGGCACATTCGAAGAACAACAAACAATGCTTCAAAAAGCCTATCAAATGAAACATCAAATGCAAGCAAGAAGAGATTCATTGGAAGAGTTAGAGTCTGAGTTTTCAGGGTTTTTCCAAGGAGTTAAAGAGGTTCTTATTGCGCGAGATAAAAAGGAACTAAAAGGAATTCACGGAGCAGTTGCCGAGCTAATTCAAATACCGGAATCGTATATGACTGCAATTGATACTGCTATTGGACCCCAATCTCAGCATATAATTACAGATAGTAGTCAGGATGCAAGAATTGCAATTGATTGGTTAAAAAAGAAAAGAGTGGGGCGAGCAACATTCCTGCCGCTGCAGGTTATGAAATCTCGTAAAGTAAACGAATTCACACTAAATTCTATCAAGGATCATCCGTCTTTTGTAGATACGGCGGATAAACTTGTAAATTATTCAGATGGTTATCAAATTATTGTAGAAAATCTACTTGGTAATATTATTATTGCCAAAGATTTAAAAGGAGCCAATGAAATGGCTGCTCGACTGCAATATAAATTCCGTTTCGTTACTTTAGATGGTGATGTAGTGAATGCGGGAGGTTCCTTAACAGGGGGTTCTGTTAAACAGCAATCTTCTTTATTTACTCGTAAAGCAGAGCTAGAGCAACTAAATGTTAAACTGGTGGAACTAGAAAAATCCGTTTTGGAAGCGGAAGTTTCTGTTTCAAAAAGAAAGCAAGAAGTACAAGAATTGAAAAAAGATCTTGAAGAAACTCGACTCTCTGGAGAACAACTAAGAGAACTTGAGCACAAACTGCTCTCGGAATCTAGAGAATGTGCAGCAATAATTTCTAGATTGACGAGTCAGTTATTAGAATATGATGAAGAAAAAACAGAAAAGAATCATCTACATGAAGGCTTAGTTCGTAAAAAAGAACAAACTGCTTCCAGAAGCGTAGAAATTAACGAGTCATTGACTTCTATTCAGAAAACAATTGACGAATTGCAGATGTTGAAACAACAATCCCTACAGGAGAAAGACAAATTCCAAAATGAATTAGGTGAATTACTATCTCTAATCGCAGTGGTCAATGAACAAATTTCTCAACTAGAGAAAGAGAATGTTCTTTTGGATCAAACTAGCGTAACGAGTATACAAAAAGTAGCAACCTTACAGAAGGAAATTGCCTGGTATGAAAACGATGACCAGGGTGGAACATCTCCAGAAGAATTGATGAAACTAATAGATCAACATAAACTGAAAAAAGAACATTTGGTTGTCCAAATTCAAACAGGTAAAACGAAGCGTACAGGACTTGCACAAACAATTTTACAAGCAGAAATTACATTAAAACAACTGCAACAACAAGCTAATATACAACTTACGGAAGAACGTACATTAGATATAAAACAAAGTAAAATAGAAGTAGAAATGAAAACGTTACAAAATCATTTAGAAGAAACATATGAAATGACATTAGAAGAAGCAGAGCGGGATTATCCATTTGAGATGGAAGAAAATCTAGCCCGTAAAAAGGTTAAATTATTGAAACGCTCTATCGAGGAATTAGGGCCAATAAATCTCAGTTCGATACAGGAATATGAGCAAGTAAATGAACGCCACTCATTTTTGACGGAGCAAAGAGAAGATCTGTTATCTGCTCAAGAAACATTACATGAGGTTATCAAAGAAATGGATGAAGAGATGACAATTCGTTTCGAAACAACCTTTAATGAAATTCAACGTCATTTTAAAGTGGTGTTCCGAGAATTATTTGGTGGTGGTCAGGCAGATTTAGTGTTAACAGATCCTACTTCATTACTTGATACGGGTATTGATATATTGGCTCAACCACCAGGAAAGAAACTACAAAATCTTTCTTTATTATCTGGTGGGGAACGAGCACTTACGGCCATTGCGTTACTATTCTCTATTTTACGCACACGTCCAGTTCCATTTTGTATTTTGGATGAAGTGGAAGCAGCGCTGGATGAGGCTAACGTAACTCGTTATAGTGACTATTTAAAGAAATTCAGTCATGATACGCAGTTTATCGTTATTACACATCGTAAGGGGACAATGGAGGGTGCAGACGTCCTGTATGGTATTACAATGCAGGAATCTGGTATATCTAAATTAGTTTCTGTTAAGTTAGAAGCGGAACTAGTAACTTAA
- the rimM gene encoding ribosome maturation factor RimM (Essential for efficient processing of 16S rRNA), producing the protein MEWFNVGKIVNTHGIWGEVRVISTTDFADERYEVGSELALHKADGSKPIIVKVASHRQHKNFDLLTFEGYSLLKDVEAFRNAILKVSEKYLSELEENEFYFHEIIGCTVVSTEGEIIGTISEIIQTGANDVWTVRPEKGKKDHYIPYIEDIVKSIDIENKKITIEVMDGLLS; encoded by the coding sequence ATGGAATGGTTTAATGTAGGTAAGATAGTAAATACACATGGTATTTGGGGAGAGGTTCGAGTGATCTCTACTACGGACTTTGCAGACGAACGCTACGAGGTTGGAAGCGAATTAGCTCTACATAAAGCTGATGGTTCAAAACCAATTATCGTTAAAGTGGCAAGCCATCGTCAACATAAGAACTTTGATTTATTAACTTTTGAAGGATATTCATTGTTGAAGGATGTTGAAGCATTTCGAAATGCAATTTTAAAGGTTTCTGAAAAATATCTTTCAGAATTAGAAGAAAATGAATTCTATTTTCACGAAATTATTGGCTGCACAGTAGTATCTACTGAAGGTGAAATCATTGGAACAATATCGGAAATTATTCAAACGGGTGCTAACGATGTTTGGACCGTCCGACCTGAAAAAGGGAAAAAAGACCACTATATTCCATATATCGAGGACATAGTGAAATCAATTGATATTGAAAACAAGAAAATCACAATTGAAGTAATGGATGGTTTACTGTCATGA
- the rplS gene encoding 50S ribosomal protein L19 produces the protein MQNIISEITKEQLRSDLPTFRPGDTVRVHVKVVEGTRERIQMYEGVVIKRRGGGISETFTVRKISSGVGVERTFPVHTPKIANLEVTRRGKVRRAKLYYLRDLRGKAARIKERR, from the coding sequence ATGCAAAACATTATTTCAGAAATCACTAAAGAACAATTACGTTCAGACCTTCCTACATTCCGTCCAGGGGACACAGTTCGTGTTCACGTTAAGGTTGTTGAGGGAACTCGCGAACGTATCCAAATGTACGAAGGTGTTGTAATTAAACGTCGTGGTGGCGGAATCAGCGAAACTTTCACAGTTCGTAAAATTTCATCCGGTGTTGGTGTTGAACGTACATTCCCTGTACACACACCAAAAATTGCAAACTTAGAAGTTACTCGTCGTGGTAAAGTTCGTCGTGCTAAATTGTACTACTTACGTGACCTACGCGGTAAAGCAGCTCGTATTAAAGAGCGTCGTTAA
- the trmD gene encoding tRNA (guanosine(37)-N1)-methyltransferase TrmD encodes MSIHILSLFPEMFTGVFNSSILKKAQEKNEVAINVVNFRDHSGNKHHQVDDYPYGGGAGMVLKPEPIFNAVEALPPSQGTSRRIILLCPQGERFTQKKAEELAREEELVFICGHYEGYDERIREHLVTDEISIGDFVLTGGELAAMTVVDSVVRLLPNVLGNAESHEKDSFSTGLLEHPHYTRPVEFRGFKVPDVLISGNHAAIDKWRKEQSLKRTYMRRPDLLEQIKLTSDEERLLKEIKR; translated from the coding sequence ATGAGCATTCACATTCTTTCTCTTTTTCCGGAGATGTTTACAGGTGTATTTAATTCATCGATTTTGAAAAAGGCTCAAGAAAAGAATGAAGTAGCGATAAATGTAGTAAACTTTCGTGATCACTCTGGCAATAAACATCATCAAGTTGATGACTATCCTTATGGTGGGGGAGCTGGAATGGTGTTGAAGCCAGAACCTATTTTTAATGCAGTAGAGGCTCTTCCGCCGAGTCAGGGGACAAGTAGACGCATTATTCTTTTATGTCCGCAGGGAGAGCGTTTTACGCAGAAAAAAGCAGAAGAACTAGCACGAGAAGAAGAACTTGTTTTTATTTGTGGTCATTACGAGGGCTATGATGAACGAATTCGAGAGCATTTAGTGACGGATGAAATTTCCATAGGAGATTTTGTTTTAACAGGTGGCGAGCTCGCAGCTATGACTGTTGTGGATAGCGTTGTGAGATTATTGCCGAATGTACTAGGTAATGCAGAATCGCATGAAAAAGATTCTTTTTCTACTGGTTTGCTTGAGCATCCTCATTATACCCGTCCAGTGGAATTCCGAGGTTTTAAAGTTCCAGACGTTTTAATATCTGGAAACCATGCTGCAATTGATAAGTGGCGCAAAGAACAATCATTAAAAAGAACTTACATGCGCAGACCGGATTTATTGGAGCAGATAAAATTAACTTCCGATGAGGAGCGTTTATTAAAAGAAATAAAAAGATAG
- the ftsY gene encoding signal recognition particle-docking protein FtsY, whose amino-acid sequence MSFFKKFKEKMLGSTPESEETVSITNKFKEGLSKTRNQFTSKVNDLVAKYRKVDEDFFEELEEILLQADVGFETVTELMDSLRFEVQRKNIKNTSGIQSVISEKLVEIYKAGEDDITELQLEEKGLSVILFVGVNGVGKTTTIGKLAHRLKGEGKNVMLAAGDTFRAGAIEQLQVWGDRVGVEVIKQSEGSDPAAVMYDAVRAAKSRGVDVLICDTAGRLQNKVNLMNELEKIHRVISREIPDAPHEVLLALDATTGQNALVQAQTFKEVTNVTGIVLTKLDGTAKGGIVLAIRNKLHIPVKFVGLGEQMDDLQPFDAEKYVYGLFADGLELEEEKGEESDK is encoded by the coding sequence ATGAGCTTTTTTAAAAAATTCAAAGAGAAAATGTTAGGTTCTACGCCAGAATCGGAAGAAACAGTTTCGATTACAAATAAGTTTAAGGAAGGGCTTTCCAAAACAAGGAACCAATTTACGTCAAAGGTAAATGATTTAGTTGCCAAATATCGTAAAGTGGACGAAGACTTTTTTGAGGAACTGGAGGAAATTTTACTTCAAGCAGATGTGGGTTTCGAAACAGTTACAGAATTGATGGATTCTTTACGATTTGAAGTACAACGCAAAAACATTAAAAATACTTCTGGAATTCAATCGGTCATTTCTGAAAAATTAGTAGAAATTTATAAAGCTGGAGAGGACGACATAACGGAACTTCAACTAGAAGAAAAAGGATTGTCTGTTATTTTGTTTGTCGGAGTAAACGGCGTTGGTAAAACAACGACTATCGGCAAACTCGCCCATCGTCTAAAAGGGGAAGGGAAAAATGTCATGCTAGCGGCGGGAGATACTTTCCGTGCTGGGGCAATCGAACAGCTTCAAGTCTGGGGAGATAGAGTAGGAGTCGAAGTCATTAAACAATCTGAAGGCTCAGATCCTGCTGCTGTTATGTATGACGCTGTAAGAGCCGCTAAATCACGTGGTGTCGATGTCTTAATCTGTGATACAGCAGGTAGATTGCAGAACAAAGTAAACTTAATGAATGAGCTTGAAAAAATTCATCGGGTAATTTCTCGTGAGATACCTGATGCTCCGCATGAAGTGCTACTAGCTCTTGATGCTACTACAGGGCAAAATGCACTTGTTCAAGCACAAACATTTAAAGAAGTAACAAATGTGACGGGAATTGTATTAACTAAGCTAGACGGTACTGCAAAAGGTGGTATAGTGCTCGCGATACGCAATAAACTTCATATCCCAGTAAAATTTGTTGGTCTAGGAGAACAGATGGATGATTTACAACCATTTGATGCCGAGAAGTATGTATATGGACTTTTTGCTGATGGATTAGAATTAGAAGAAGAAAAAGGGGAAGAGTCAGACAAGTAA
- the ylqF gene encoding ribosome biogenesis GTPase YlqF: MTIQWFPGHMAKARREVTENLKLVDIVFELIDARLPLSSRNPMIDEVIHQKTRLLILNKMDMADETQTKKWIAYFEEKGHPAVAINSLEGKGLQTVFKAAKELLKPKWDRMKDRGIKPRAIRAMIVGIPNVGKSTLINRFAKKNIARTGNTPGVTKRQQWIKVEKEIELLDTPGILWPKFEDQQVGYKLALTGAIKDAVINMEDLAVYGLNFLQEHYPKRMEDRYQVKEVSEDLVETFDHIGKLRRCFSNGGEIDYDQVAELIVRDVRNLHLGRLTFDFVEEY, encoded by the coding sequence ATGACAATTCAATGGTTTCCTGGTCATATGGCCAAAGCAAGAAGAGAAGTAACAGAAAACTTAAAATTAGTAGATATCGTTTTTGAATTAATAGATGCACGTTTACCGCTATCATCTAGAAATCCAATGATAGATGAGGTTATACATCAGAAAACGAGATTACTCATATTAAATAAAATGGATATGGCAGATGAAACGCAAACTAAAAAATGGATTGCCTATTTCGAGGAAAAAGGACATCCTGCAGTGGCGATTAACTCTTTAGAGGGAAAAGGTCTCCAAACTGTATTTAAGGCAGCAAAAGAGCTGTTAAAGCCTAAATGGGACCGCATGAAGGACAGAGGTATAAAACCTAGAGCGATACGTGCAATGATTGTTGGTATACCTAATGTAGGAAAATCAACTCTAATTAACCGATTTGCAAAGAAAAATATTGCGAGAACAGGTAATACCCCTGGTGTAACGAAAAGGCAACAATGGATCAAAGTAGAAAAAGAAATTGAATTGCTTGATACTCCTGGTATTCTATGGCCGAAATTTGAGGATCAGCAGGTCGGGTATAAGCTTGCTCTTACTGGTGCTATTAAAGACGCGGTGATCAATATGGAGGATTTAGCGGTTTACGGCTTAAATTTTTTGCAGGAACACTATCCAAAAAGGATGGAAGACCGTTATCAGGTGAAAGAAGTCAGCGAAGATTTGGTGGAAACGTTTGACCATATTGGTAAGTTAAGAAGATGTTTTTCAAATGGTGGAGAAATAGATTACGACCAAGTGGCGGAGCTAATTGTACGAGACGTTCGTAATCTTCATCTAGGTAGATTAACATTTGATTTTGTGGAAGAATATTAA
- a CDS encoding putative DNA-binding protein, whose amino-acid sequence MIEKTTRMNFLFDFYQALLTDKQRSYMQLYYLDDLSLGEIAEEYTISRQAVYDNIRRTEAMLEEYEEKLSLFSKFQRRQETVEQLLSLVKDQSSEKELIQLINQLKEWD is encoded by the coding sequence ATGATTGAAAAAACAACTCGTATGAATTTTCTCTTCGATTTTTACCAGGCTTTATTAACAGATAAACAAAGAAGCTATATGCAACTTTATTATTTAGATGATTTATCCCTTGGAGAAATTGCGGAAGAATATACTATTTCTAGGCAGGCAGTATATGACAATATACGTCGAACTGAAGCTATGTTAGAAGAGTATGAAGAAAAACTTAGTCTATTTTCTAAATTTCAACGTAGACAAGAAACTGTAGAACAACTGCTTTCTCTTGTAAAAGATCAATCATCTGAAAAAGAACTGATTCAACTCATTAATCAATTAAAAGAATGGGATTAG